The region CCTTTTTGCCCAAGTTGAGAAGCAACATGTGTACTCTTCCCACCAGGAGCTGCACATAAATCTAGTACTTTCTCCCCTGGTTTTGCTTCAACAAACGCCCCAACAGACATAGCACTTGGTTCTTGAATATAGTAGACTCCCGCTTCATGATAAGGATGTTTTCCTGGTCGTTCCTCACCCTTATAGAAAAATCCTTCCTCCACCCACGGAATAGAATCTAACGTCAATTTATTCTTCTCTTTAAATGACTCCATTGATGTCTTTAATAAATTTAATCGCAATCCATGAGATTTCTCATGATCATAACTTTTAATAAATTCATCAAATTCTTCACCTAATAATTGTTGCATTTTATCTAAAAAGTCTTGTGGTAATGACATCATACTCATCCTTTCAACTATGACCAAATTATTATCACATTTTTATACTTATTCATGATAAAACACCTGAAAGTTAGATTGCAAGAATTAAAATACAAAAAAGATACACAGAGTAGCTCATTATTTTAAACTCTGATACGTCTTTAAAAAATATAACTTAAATTTAACATCTTTAACTTTTTTATCAATTATTTTCCTAATTGGTTATTAGAATTTTTCAAACTGTGGATACTAGTATTATCTATAAAAATAGGAGGTTCATATTTTCAATGAAAATTCTAAAATATTTGCTTATCTTTGTTCCGATAAGCTTCATTGCTAAATTTATGGGCGTTTCAGATTCTTGGATGTTTATCTTATCTTGCTTATCAATTATTCCATTAGCTGGTCTCATGGGAGAAGGAACTGAAGAAATTTCATTTTATTCGGGGCCTAAAATTGGTGGATTTTTAAATGGGACGTTTGGAAATGCGACAGAACTTATTATCTCATTCTTTGCTTTAAAACAAGGATTATTCGAAGTTGTAAAATCTTCAATTGCAGGAGCCGTCATTGGAAATATCTTATTAGTTGTCGGAGCTAGTATGCTCGCAGGTGGATTAAAATACAAATCACAAAAATTTAATGTAAAAGTCTCTGATGTCTCATCAAGCATGTTATTATTTGCCGTGATTGGACTCTGTATTCCAGCACTTTTCACCCACACAGTTGATCCGGCACTACTCAATACCCGCTACGAAGGATTAAGTATTTTTGTTGCTATCGTGATGTTTATTATTTATGTTTTAAGTTTATTCTTTTCCTTTAGTACACACAAACATATCTATACCGAGACGGATAGTGGTGAAGAACATAAAGCAAAATGGTCGTTGCCAAAAGCTATTTTAATTTTAGTCATTGCAACTGTATTCATTGCAATAGAAAGTGAATTTTTAGTTAGTGGTATCGAAGCCATTACCCAAACACTTGGATGGAGTGAGTTTTTCGTCGGTATTATCTTAATCCCGATTATCGGAAATGCAGCTGAACATAGTACAGCCGTCGTTATGGCTAGAAAAGATAAAATGGACGTTGCTCTTGAAATTGCAATTGGTTCAAGCTTACAAATTATTTTATTCGTCGCTCCTATCCTAATTTTTATTAGCCAATTCTTCATCCCTATGAGTATCGTCTTCAATCAATTTGAACTTATTGCTCTGATTGCTTCAATTCTTATCGTCAACAAAGTAGCCCATGATGGAGAATCAAACTGGCTTGAAGGAGTTCAGCTACTCTCTGTTTATCTCATTATTGCCGCTTCATTCTTCATTCTATAAAAAATAGCTAGTGTCTAAAGACACTAGCTATTTTTTGTGGATAATAAAATCCCATCACTTATCCACAATTTCTGATTTTCAGATAAACATGACACTTTCATGATTACCTTTAAGTTGTAATTGTATTTTTACCCTGAGCTTTCGAATGATATAAATTTTCATCTGCGGTTTTTAAACTAAATTCATGCTGCCTAGAGTGTGCAATTCCTAAACTAATCGTAAACTGAATATTGGGACTCACAATCGTTTTGGCCACCTTTTCACGAATAGACTCTGCTAAAGCAAGAACATGTTCTTCAGATTTATCAACAGATAAAATGACAAACTCCTCGCCGCCATACCTAAATCCATATTCTCGTTTTCCAAGTTCCCCTTTAACCGTCTTAGCCAAACTCATTAATACCGCATCACCAACATCATGACCATAACGATCATTAATTTTTTTAAAATCATCAATATCAAATAAAATGATAGAATAATGACCTTTTTTTCTTTTTTTCAAAGCAAGATAAATTTTATCAAAGTATCGACGATTATATAGATTAGTAAGATGGTCCTTTCTATTTTGTGACACTAATCTAACAAATTTAAGAATACCGTAAATGATAATACTCCCTAATACCATAAAAATGCTCATATTGATTATTCTATATTGTATCGTTCTTTGTAAAATAAGGTCATTTTGATGAGACTGAATCGCATAAAAAATGTACTCATTTCCTATTCGATTTTGTTGAACGTCTGAAAAAGCAATTAATTTATCTGTCAACAGTTGATACTCATCTATGCGCCCTAACTCTTGATAAATAGCCAATAATTTGGCTATACTCTCTTTTTGAAATCCTAGAGACTCTCTTTTTTCAGATAACTCTAATAGTTCATGATATGTTTTAATTGCTTCATCATAATTTTCCTGATGATAATATAATTGACCTAACGTATTTAAATAATATAAATCTTTTTCAAATACGGTATAATTTTCATCTTGTTTAAATAATTCAGTCGCCTTTAGGAGGCTTTGATACGCATAATCTATATGCCCATAATAAATATCAACTTGTGCATAAATTAAATATCTTAATATCTCATACTCAATCGCAATTTCAGATTTAACCTTAGATTCATATTCTTTCATCAATCCAGTGTAAGCTATGACCTGTTCATAATCTTCCTGCATCAAACTGATTTGTGCCAAATTCTTATAAGCATATAATTTAAGATTATCACTTAAATCTGTATCCTTGACTACCATTTTTAATGCTTCTTGTATAACTTGTTTGGCTGCATCGTAATTTTCTAATATTTTAAAAACATTGCCAAGTTCTATTAAAATTTTCATTTTCGTTGCCTGGTCATGTTGCTGCTCTGCTAATTTAATTCCTTTTAATGCAGCATTAATTGCATCAGCATATTGATGACGTAAACAGTATAATGGTGTTTGTTTGGAAATCAAATACAGTAATGTTTCTTCATTTAACTTCTTTTCATACTTCAACACCTCTTCAAGCGTTTGTGTAGTAAAATGCTCACCTCTATCATTATTTATCGTTATCAATAACAACTCCCATACAGACTTAGCATGGTCATTATAATCTTCGATTTCAATATTATTAACACCAATCATGACATAATCTAAGGCTTGTTGATACCGCTTTGTATCCATCATTTGCTTCGCTAAATAGGTCGTCGTATATAATATTACAAAGGGATCTGTTTTTTCACTAATCAACTCAGTAACCTGATGATAATTCGCGATAGCGGACTCTTCATTACCTTCTACCTCATTCATATATCCCAAAGTGAAATAGTCCATTTCATCTTTACTTAATTTAACTTCTATCTTTTCCGAGTATTGTCTAAGTTGTTCTACGTCTAATACAACATTCTCTTTAATTGCTCGCTTAATAATCTCTAAATGATAATTCGTTTTTTCTCTTCCTATTATAAATAGAGTGATGATTCCAATGGATATAGCTAGTAAGAGAAATCCTAATTTCTTCTTAATATAGTCCACCTTCCCCTATCCCTAAAAAAATAACTATCTTTTCCATTGTTACACTTAATTTTACTATAAATCCCAACTATTTCAAAGTAAAGTTCTAACAATAAAAGCATCCTAGTTAATTAGGATGCTTCATCATTCTAAAAAATAATTAGATTTTTTTTACGAATTCAGATTTTAAACTCATTGCTCCAAATCCATCAATTTTACAGTCAATATCATGACCATTAGATGAATCATGAACTAAACGGATTCCTTTTACTTTAGTTCCTTGTTTAATCGCTGAAGAACTACCTTTTACCTTTAAATCTTTAATAACTGTTACAGTATCTCCATCCGATAAAACATTTCCGTTTGCATCACGAATCACGTTAGCTTCCGCTGCTTCAGCTTCTGCTTCTGGACTCCACTCATAAGCACACATTGGGCACACTAACATTCCTGCATCTTCATATGTATATTCTGAATTACATTTTGGGCAATTTGGTAACATAAAATCCATTCCTCCAGTTAATGTTGTAGCATCTGACTTTTCTTACAATAAAAAGCCAAATATATTCTTATATACTATCATATTCTGTACATATTGACAAACGGTGATTTGAACTGGAATCTGGTATCCTTCTCAATTAGTATGCGCCAAAAATTCGCTATTGATAGGGAACTTAAATGACCATTAAATCATTTTTAAATATTTACTAGAAATTCTTATAAAATAACTCTAGCAATCCCTTATAGCCGTCTGTTAAGTTATCTAGATTAATTTGCTGTATACCATTCGCTAGTGTATCACAAGTCGTATCATTTGCTACGTTATTCTCTCCAGTGGCAGAATAATTAACAACTGAAGTCAATGGAGTATTGCATCGTAATGTATTGGAGAATCCATTAACTAATATCCCTACATCATGAAATTGGCTTACCGTATTCTGTCTGGCATAATTTCTATTTCCCTGAATTAAAATCGCAGTATTATTTATATGTTCCACAACATTCTCTATAATTGAGCTATCGTTAGCTTTTAACATTATCCCATTCTTTGAATTAATCAATGTATTTTTAAATATAATTGAGTAATTTCCCTCGATCATTATTCCGATCTGATTAATGTTCGTAATCGTATTTAAACCAATAAAAAAACGACCTCTTTTCACTATAATACCATTAGATGAATTTTGAATAAGATTAGTATAAACAATATTTTTATCGGAATAAGTTGTGTTAATGTTAATGGCAAAGTTTCCATTACCGTCAAAGTAATTATTAGCTATAATATTTTCCCTAAAATCTCCGGGTCCCGCTAAAAAGCCACCTCTTCTATTTCCTTCTAAACTATTTTCATAAAATAAATTTTCTCTTCCAGACAATATAATCCCTTTATCTTGATTATTGTTTATCTGACATTGCCTTACAGTATTAAGATGCCCACTGATTTTAAATCCACTTCCTACATTACTATCAGATTTAACATGATGGAAGACATTCTTATCCCCAATTGATAAAATTCCTAT is a window of Turicibacter sanguinis DNA encoding:
- a CDS encoding zinc ribbon domain-containing protein YjdM, encoding MLPNCPKCNSEYTYEDAGMLVCPMCAYEWSPEAEAEAAEANVIRDANGNVLSDGDTVTVIKDLKVKGSSSAIKQGTKVKGIRLVHDSSNGHDIDCKIDGFGAMSLKSEFVKKI
- a CDS encoding right-handed parallel beta-helix repeat-containing protein; this translates as MATIEVTGSDMTIQEAINNASPGDKIQVQSGIYRENLFINVDNITIFGDGEVILDGTDQGLVGITIDANEVILANLTFQNFTIGILSIGDKNVFHHVKSDSNVGSGFKISGHLNTVRQCQINNNQDKGIILSGRENLFYENSLEGNRRGGFLAGPGDFRENIIANNYFDGNGNFAININTTYSDKNIVYTNLIQNSSNGIIVKRGRFFIGLNTITNINQIGIMIEGNYSIIFKNTLINSKNGIMLKANDSSIIENVVEHINNTAILIQGNRNYARQNTVSQFHDVGILVNGFSNTLRCNTPLTSVVNYSATGENNVANDTTCDTLANGIQQINLDNLTDGYKGLLELFYKNF
- the cax gene encoding calcium/proton exchanger; protein product: MDTSIIYKNRRFIFSMKILKYLLIFVPISFIAKFMGVSDSWMFILSCLSIIPLAGLMGEGTEEISFYSGPKIGGFLNGTFGNATELIISFFALKQGLFEVVKSSIAGAVIGNILLVVGASMLAGGLKYKSQKFNVKVSDVSSSMLLFAVIGLCIPALFTHTVDPALLNTRYEGLSIFVAIVMFIIYVLSLFFSFSTHKHIYTETDSGEEHKAKWSLPKAILILVIATVFIAIESEFLVSGIEAITQTLGWSEFFVGIILIPIIGNAAEHSTAVVMARKDKMDVALEIAIGSSLQIILFVAPILIFISQFFIPMSIVFNQFELIALIASILIVNKVAHDGESNWLEGVQLLSVYLIIAASFFIL
- a CDS encoding diguanylate cyclase codes for the protein MDYIKKKLGFLLLAISIGIITLFIIGREKTNYHLEIIKRAIKENVVLDVEQLRQYSEKIEVKLSKDEMDYFTLGYMNEVEGNEESAIANYHQVTELISEKTDPFVILYTTTYLAKQMMDTKRYQQALDYVMIGVNNIEIEDYNDHAKSVWELLLITINNDRGEHFTTQTLEEVLKYEKKLNEETLLYLISKQTPLYCLRHQYADAINAALKGIKLAEQQHDQATKMKILIELGNVFKILENYDAAKQVIQEALKMVVKDTDLSDNLKLYAYKNLAQISLMQEDYEQVIAYTGLMKEYESKVKSEIAIEYEILRYLIYAQVDIYYGHIDYAYQSLLKATELFKQDENYTVFEKDLYYLNTLGQLYYHQENYDEAIKTYHELLELSEKRESLGFQKESIAKLLAIYQELGRIDEYQLLTDKLIAFSDVQQNRIGNEYIFYAIQSHQNDLILQRTIQYRIINMSIFMVLGSIIIYGILKFVRLVSQNRKDHLTNLYNRRYFDKIYLALKKRKKGHYSIILFDIDDFKKINDRYGHDVGDAVLMSLAKTVKGELGKREYGFRYGGEEFVILSVDKSEEHVLALAESIREKVAKTIVSPNIQFTISLGIAHSRQHEFSLKTADENLYHSKAQGKNTITT